A DNA window from Gemmatimonadaceae bacterium contains the following coding sequences:
- the murC gene encoding UDP-N-acetylmuramate--L-alanine ligase codes for MALIDRSDDRPVHFIGVAGAGMSALAELLVRRGMRVSGCDQNAAGVADLEHAGVQVMAGHDPSHLAGVRAAVYTSAMPKEHPELVRARELGVPLVRRAEALAECCAGGTLIGIAGTHGKSTTTVMTTEALAAAGLSPTGVVGARVTAWGGNLKYGGESAFVVEADEYDRSFLALWPQVAVVTNVEADHLDIYADLDDITRTFTEFVGRARWVVLCADDPGANALPSPATAEVIRYGITGADARLRAVNLRVVDGGTTFDVVFDGKALGTVALSLPGEHNVRNALAALAVGIGTYGLKVAQMAPGLATLAGAERRFQRLGTVRGVEIIDDYAHHPTEIRATLAAARAAFGGRRLVACFQPHLFSRTRDFAREFGEALAAADALFLCDVYPAREKPLPGVTAQLIADAAAKAGHAPTWMGARTDAAEALAKFVRAGDVVLTIGAGDITRTGPELSAKLLG; via the coding sequence ATGGCCTTGATTGACCGCTCGGACGATCGGCCGGTGCACTTCATCGGCGTGGCCGGCGCCGGAATGAGCGCGCTCGCGGAACTGCTCGTGCGACGCGGGATGCGCGTCTCCGGCTGCGACCAGAACGCCGCTGGCGTTGCCGACCTCGAGCATGCCGGCGTGCAGGTGATGGCCGGCCATGATCCGTCGCACCTGGCCGGCGTCCGCGCCGCCGTGTACACGAGCGCGATGCCGAAGGAGCATCCGGAATTGGTGCGCGCGCGCGAACTCGGCGTGCCGCTGGTGCGTCGCGCCGAGGCGCTGGCCGAGTGTTGCGCGGGCGGCACGCTCATTGGCATCGCCGGGACGCACGGCAAGAGCACGACGACGGTGATGACCACCGAGGCCCTCGCCGCCGCCGGGCTCTCGCCCACCGGCGTCGTGGGCGCGCGCGTGACCGCGTGGGGCGGCAACCTGAAATACGGCGGCGAATCGGCATTTGTCGTCGAGGCCGACGAGTACGACCGCTCGTTCCTCGCGCTGTGGCCGCAGGTGGCGGTGGTGACGAATGTCGAGGCCGACCACCTCGACATCTATGCCGACCTCGACGACATCACGCGCACTTTCACCGAGTTTGTCGGCCGCGCGCGATGGGTGGTGCTGTGCGCCGACGATCCCGGCGCCAACGCGCTTCCTTCGCCGGCCACGGCGGAAGTGATCCGCTACGGGATCACCGGTGCCGACGCCCGGCTGCGCGCGGTGAATCTGCGCGTTGTCGACGGCGGGACGACGTTCGACGTCGTCTTCGACGGCAAGGCTCTGGGGACCGTCGCCCTGTCGCTGCCGGGAGAGCACAACGTGCGCAACGCGCTCGCGGCCCTTGCCGTCGGCATCGGCACGTACGGGCTGAAGGTCGCGCAGATGGCGCCCGGGCTCGCCACGCTGGCCGGCGCCGAGCGGCGCTTTCAGCGGCTGGGTACGGTGCGGGGCGTGGAGATCATCGACGACTACGCGCACCATCCCACCGAAATCCGTGCGACACTTGCCGCTGCCCGGGCCGCATTTGGCGGGCGTCGCCTGGTGGCCTGCTTCCAGCCGCACCTGTTCAGCCGCACGCGCGACTTCGCCCGCGAGTTTGGCGAGGCGCTGGCCGCCGCCGACGCGCTCTTCCTGTGCGACGTCTATCCCGCGCGCGAAAAGCCGCTGCCCGGCGTCACGGCGCAGCTCATCGCGGATGCCGCCGCCAAGGCTGGCCACGCGCCGACCTGGATGGGGGCGCGCACCGACGCCGCCGAGGCGCTGGCCAAGTTCGTGCGGGCGGGCGACGTCGTGCTGACCATCGGGGCGGGGGACATCACCAGGACTGGACCGGAACTGTCAGCGAAGCTGCTCGGCTAG
- a CDS encoding FtsQ-type POTRA domain-containing protein, with protein sequence MAEAAAAPSTFRVYARRALLVAGGLAVVALPFAVREGARRMAFFRARKVEIEGTRYIAPDQIVSRMKVDTAASIWDDADVWERRIGSHPQVRDVRITRRLPGTLVVHIAEVPPVAFVPSGAGLMPYDASGRSLPIDPTAVDLDLPVMPSRDVAALRLLGDVRDAEPQLYARISEVRRLPRGELAMQVDSLNVLGGRDLTAARLSDILPVERDLARRGRRAVEIDLRYRDQVIARLP encoded by the coding sequence ATGGCCGAAGCCGCCGCAGCGCCGTCCACGTTCCGCGTTTACGCGCGGCGCGCCCTGCTTGTCGCAGGGGGGTTGGCCGTCGTCGCGCTTCCGTTCGCCGTGCGCGAAGGCGCCCGTCGCATGGCCTTCTTCCGGGCGCGCAAGGTCGAGATCGAGGGGACGCGTTACATCGCCCCCGACCAGATCGTATCGCGGATGAAGGTGGACACCGCGGCGTCCATCTGGGACGACGCGGACGTCTGGGAACGTCGGATCGGTTCGCATCCGCAGGTGCGCGACGTGCGCATCACGCGGCGGCTGCCGGGCACGCTGGTGGTGCACATCGCGGAAGTCCCGCCGGTGGCCTTCGTGCCGAGCGGGGCGGGGCTGATGCCGTACGACGCGTCGGGGCGGTCACTGCCGATCGATCCCACGGCCGTCGACCTCGACCTCCCCGTGATGCCATCGCGTGACGTGGCGGCGTTGCGGCTGCTGGGCGATGTCCGGGACGCCGAGCCGCAGTTGTACGCGCGCATCAGCGAGGTGCGCCGCCTCCCGCGCGGCGAACTCGCCATGCAGGTGGATTCACTGAACGTACTCGGCGGCCGCGATCTCACCGCGGCGCGCCTGTCGGACATCCTGCCGGTCGAACGCGACCTCGCGCGCCGTGGGCGCCGCGCGGTCGAGATCGACCTGCGCTACCGTGACCAGGTCATCGCCAGACTCCCATGA